The genomic region CGAATCCTTGATAATACTGTTTAGAATTTGATGCTTAATCTCTCCCTTTTACAAAAGAGGAACATGCAGAGACATCCTTAGATTTCGGCCCAGCATTCTGAAGTAGTAGGACACAGAGAATCTGAAACAATTCTAAATGTAAACTAATATGATATATTTAGCAAATTAGTAGTAATACATCTAGATACCTGCACACCCAATGAAtacagacacacacacacacaaagctACCTCCAAAATGGGAGCTGAAGCAGGATACTCGGGCAAAAGAAGCAAGATGCAAAATCAAAAAGCAAATTCAAACGAAGCAAGCAACATAAATGCAAAAAATTAACTTTAACTCCTATCATGTACTATTCATACAGTAAAATAAAAATGTTCACTCAAACAGAATTCAGAGTAGATTCATAAGATAATAAGCCTGctcattaaattaaataaataagatacAATACCACAGTATCTATTTGATTGATCACTTACTTTTTCTCTTCTCAACTTGTTGGttttttattattctcattaAAGCTGAATgcaaaattcacaaaatcatgccAATCAGCTTAATTTCAAGTGCAAAAGGGGAAAACGGCATTGCTTCAAACAGTAAAATGAGAATTATCAAACTAAATTGtaaattaaaaatgaattgaGATAGATATATCAATTTTGCACCAATATCACCAATGCAATTGATGGACCAAACATGAATCTCCTGGCTTAATCTATTTTTGGTGAATCAGAACCCAAAAAAAAACCTATAACCCTAAAAACCcccaaattaaattttttttcaaataaatttctagTCACTTCTAGAGTTAGCTATTTATGATGTTGGTCTATGTCAAATTTCTCTTatggatttgatctaatttcctAAATACAAGTGAAATCAGTCCCTCTCATcatcttaaatataaatcaactTCATACTTATGAGTTATGATTTGAAATATAAGTACTTATCTGTATGTAAAACTATAATAATGactaattttacttaattttgatAAGTTTTATACCAAAATGATCTGAAATAGGATGATGTAAATACCATGATAAATTCCGTCTCTTCAGGGTCTAGTTCTTCCATGATCAAAGCTGCATATTCTTCAGCCTGCTGCTGTATGTTTGAGAGTTTGTTTGTTGTGGCACTAAGGCAGATGCTCTGAAAACAGAATTGATCATTTGTGATGATCAAGGAAACTCCTATTCTCATGGGAACGAAATGCAAAGCTAGGAAAGGAAAAAAGGTTGCCGATAAAAACTACTTCATTATCTTCATTCTAATTTTTCTGTTGatgaatttaaaaagaaaattcatataaacctctttaatttcttcattggTGATTCTTCCATCTGCATCTTTATCAACCCTGCATTATTCCAAATGAAGGTTAACATACTTAATGGTGGGAATTAAAGAAAATACCAACCAATTTCTTTTCCTAGTTCTAAAATTAAGTAAAGAGGTAATGAATTAGTTACATGTCAAAGACGGTTCTGAGCTTGGAATCAAAACTCTGGTCCCAAAAGTCCTTCAATTGAGCCTTGTTAATTGAACCCCCATGAATATCCCTCCTCCTAGCCAAAGAATCAAAAAGTACACCAGCATGCCTCAGATTCCTTGCTCATCCCTACATACAAACAATTCAACAAATTCGAACCATTGTTATCCAAACACTTCCTAAAAGAAAACTACTCAGAACAAGTCCTTATTTCACtcactctcacacacacacacaaacaatttcacaaacacttagaaaGTAACAACAAAAGAATAGTACAGATTTGTTATGAACTCTTCAATTTCAATTATTACCTATACATTTTCTAAAGAGAGAACGATGAAGCCATCCATCAGTTGAAGCAGAACATTTTCCAGGTAATTCACACATTATTTAAGGGATCAGACTTTCACagtcatattttattttattttgagttcATCAAAAATCCAACAAATTTAGCTTGAGACCTAATAATAAGAATTGAAACTACACAGTACTTGAAACTATTAATTAGTacaattgaaagaaaaagaaaactaataaTAAGCAACAAACATAATAAGCAACTCATCTTGGTATTCCTGCGCAGCAACTAATCATGGTCAAACTCACCTGTGTTAATGGAATAAAACCCCTAAATTCACGAGTTCTCCTGCGCTGCAACAATAGCATGCATGTTCATCAATTCACGATGTCACAGATTATTGTACCAAAGCCCCCAAATTGAAACCTAAAATCAGAACCCTAACCTCGCGAATGAAGAAAGCTTTCAGTTGAGCGCAGAGTCTTCGTGATGTGACCGCGCAGCGAAGAGAAGCGATGATGAAGATGAGTGGGGAAGATGAGTGAGCGCAGAGTCTTCCTGGAGTGGTGAGTGGTGACGCCGTGAGTGGTGAGTTATGATGGCAAACGCTTTTCTCTGATTTGGGGGTGATGACAGTGGTGAGGCGGCGCAGCGACGATGGTGAGGGCGGCACAGCGACGGTCAGTAGTGCAGCAATGTGGAGAGTGGTGAGTGGTGCGTGGGGGGCGACGACGGTCAATGGCGAGAGTGAGAGGGTCAGTGGCGAGAGCGAGAGTGAGAGGGTTAATGGCGAGCGAAGAGAGTGAGTGGGGGGCAACGATGGTGAGCAGGGCTTTCAGGAAAAAGTGAGACTGATGGTGAGCAGGGCAACGATGGCGAGGGCTTCTACTTCGCGATGaaggtgatgaaggtgatgagtgAGCTTTCAGGAAAAAGTGAGACTGAGGGTTTACGAAAGGGGACGAAGGTGATTGAGTGACATTTGGAGGGAATTGAATCAcaaaaaatttactaagtgtGATGAGTTTGCTTTCaggaaaaagaggaaaaaatttcactaagtgtCAAATTTTTTActctagatacattaggcatcgcttttaaaatgcacccaaaatttaacaaataggCTACCCTTTAAAAGCGTCCTCTTTGATATGAAAAGTGAACctttccattgaaggactatttttcctttgtcaacatcaatcacagctcttgctgtggccaggaaaggtcttcctaggatgatggattcatcctcttcctttccagtatccaggactatgaaatcagcagggatgtaaaggccttcaacctttactaatacatcttctacttgtccataagcctgttttcttgagctgtctgccatctctagtgagattttagcagcttgcaccccatagattcccagtttctctattacagagaggggcatgaggtttattcctgaaccaaggtcacacagagccttaaagatcatggtgcctatggtacagggtattatgaactttccaagatcctgtctcttctgaggtaatatcagttgatccagatcacttagttcgttgatgaacaagggaggttcaacttcccaagtatcaataccaaataatttggcattcagcttcatgattgcaccaagaaacttggcagtttgctcttcagtaacatcctcattctcttcagaagaggaatactcatcagagctcatgaagggcataaggaggttcaatgggatctctatggtctctagatgagcctcagagtcctttggttcctcagagggaagctccttattgaccactggacgtcccaggaggtcttcctccttgggcttcacgtcctctcctctcctcacaggttcggccatggcgcttatgtcaatggccttgcactctccctttgaattctcttctgtagtgcttgggagagtactaggagggatttcagtgatccttttactcagctggcccacttgtgcttccagatttctaatggaagaccttgtttcattcatgaaactNNNNNNNNNNNNNNNNNNNNNNNNNNNNNNNNNNNNNNNNNNNNNNNNNNNNNNNNNNNNNNNNNNNNNNNNNNNNNNNNNNNNNNNNNNNNNNNNNNNNNNNNNNNNNNNNNNNNNNNNNNNNNNNNNNNNNNNNNNNNNNNNNNNNNNNNNNNNNNNNNNNNNNNNNNNttcagctcaaagttgtttgctccaatggcaggaatggagatgcttcttccatgtaaattggaattaggtgcagtaaagtcaccaagcatcttccttacattattattattttcggctgccatctcctctgcctgttcaaaaatttctgaaaggttatctctggattgttgtaatttaacttctcttaattttctcttcagagttctttcaggttctggatctgcttccacaagaatgttcttatccttgctcctgctcatatgacaaagaagaaggcacagaaaaataataataataatggagatcctttataccacagtatagggatccctgtgtgagtggaagaagagggggagacagagaatgtaatataatggaagaaacacaactgtgaggatggaagagaggtgaaatgagatgttaggatatgaatgaataaatagaataagatgggggagggataattttcgaaaattattttgaaaaagagttagtgatttttgaaaatagtttttgaaaaatgttagtaattttcgaaaattaagatttaaaaattaaaataattaataaattaaaaagaaattttgaaaaagggggaagatattttcgaaaaatgagagagagagagttagttaggtagttttgaaaaagttaagaaacaaacaaaaagtttgttagttagttgaaacaaattttgaaaagataagaagttaggaagttagaaaagatattttgaaaagatatttttgaaaaggataagataagaagatatttttgaaaagacatgattgaaattagtttttgtaaaagatttgatttttaaaatctcaattaatgacttgattcacaagaaatcacaagatatgattctagaacttaaaatttgaatctttcttaacaagtaagtaacaaacttgaaatttttgaatcaaaacattaattgattatgttattttcgaaaatgtgatataaaaataagaaaaagatttttgaaaaatatttttagaattttcgaaaataactaagaatttttgaaaaagatttgatttttgaaaaagattttgaaaaagataagattttcaaattgaaaatttgatttgacttatgagaaacaacttgattttaaaaatttttgaaaaagtcaactcaaatttttgaatttgatgagagaaaaagggaaagatatttttttaatttttgaNNNNacctcttgagctccatgaatgggctctcttgcttgctccatctttttcttagtgatgggcttgtcctctttaatgaggatatcttcctctatgtcaatcccggctgaattgcataggtggcagatgaggtgaggaaaggctaaccttgccatagtggaggacttgtcagccaccttgtagagttcttgaggtataatctcatgaacctccacctcttctccaatcatgatgctatggatcatgaatactcatcagagctcatgaagggcataaggaggttcaatgggatctctatggtctctagatgagcctcaaagtcctttggttcctcagagggaagctccttattgaccactggacgtcccaggaggtcttcctccttgggcttcacgtcctctcctctcctcacaggttcggccatggcgcttatgtcaatggccttgcactctccctttggattctcttctatagtgcttgggagagtactaggagggatttcagtgatccttttactcaactggcccacttgtgcttccagatttctaatggaagaccttgtttcattcatgaaacttacagtggctttagatagatcagagactaagtttgttaaattagaagcactttgttcagagttctctgtctgttgctgagttgatgatgggaaaggcttgctattgctaaacctgtttcttccaccattattaaagccttgttgaggcttttgatccttccatgagattatctctggattgttgtaatttagcttctcttaattttctcttcagagtcctttcaggttctggatccgcttccacaagaatgttcttatccttgctcctgctcatatgacaaagaagaaggcacaaaaaaataataataataatggagatcctttataccacagtatagggatccctgtgtgagtggaagaagagggggagacagagaatgtaatataatggaagaaatacaactgtgaggatggaagagaggtgaaatgagatgttaggatatgaatgaataaatagaatgagatgggggagggataattttcgaaaattattttgaaaaagagttagtgatttttgaaaatagtgtttgaaaaatgttagtaattttcgaaaattaagatttaaaaattaaaataattaataaattaaaaagaaattttgaaaaagggggaagatattttcgaaaaatgagagagagagagagttagttaggtagttttgaaaaagttaagaaacaaacaaaaagtttgttagttagttgaaacaaattttgaaaagataagaagttaggaagttaggaaagatattttgagaagatatttttgaaaaggataagataagaagatatttttgaaaagatatgattgaaattagtttttgaaaaagatttgatttttaaaatcacaattaatgacttgattcacaagaaatcacaagatatgattctagaattcaaagtttgaatctttcttaacaagtaagtaacaaacttgaaatttttgaatcaaaacattaattgttattgttattttcgaaaatttggtataaaaataagaaaaagatttttgaaaaatatttttagaattttcgaaaataactaagaaatttgaaaaagatttgatttttgaaaaagattttgaaaaagataagattttcaaattgaaaatttgatttgactcatgagaaacaatttgattttaaaaatttttgaaaaagtcaaaccaaattttcgaatttgatgagagaaaaagagaaagatatttttttgattttttttgaatttttatgaaaacatgaaaattatgcaatgcatgaaatttttagagcAAAACATGtgacggcaacggcgccaaaaacttggtgcacgaaattgtgatgtccatgctcgaacaatccctggtaatggctccaaagcttggtgctttgatcttaattcataattgtcacaacttcgatacaactaaccagcaagtgcactgggtcgtccaagtaataccttacgtgagtaagggtcgaatcccacggagattgttggtatgaagcaagctatggtcaccttgcaaatctcagtcaggcggatataaaataatagtgttttcgaatattagataataaaatagggatagagatacttatgtaattcattggtaggaatttcagataagcgaatggggattcttttcgttcctctgaacctctgctttcctgctatcttcatccaatctgtcttactcctttccatggctggctgtatgcaagggcatcaccgttgtcagtggctacatcccctcctctcagtgaatcatatgctcacacaccctgtcacggcacggctattcatctatcggttctcgatcatgctggaataggattcaccctccttttgcgtcagtcactaacgcccaacaatcgtgagtttgaagctcgtcacaatcattcaatcattgaatcctactcggaataccacagac from Arachis ipaensis cultivar K30076 chromosome B02, Araip1.1, whole genome shotgun sequence harbors:
- the LOC110268258 gene encoding uncharacterized protein LOC110268258, translated to MPNPCSPSLPPTHSLRSPLTLSLSLSPLTLSLSPLTVVAPHAPLTTLHIAALLTVAVPPSPSSLRRLTTVITPKSEKSVCHHNSPLTASPLTTPGRLCAHSSSPLIFIIASLRCAVTSRRLCAQLKAFFIREENS